One window of the Notolabrus celidotus isolate fNotCel1 chromosome 23, fNotCel1.pri, whole genome shotgun sequence genome contains the following:
- the LOC117807324 gene encoding NLR family CARD domain-containing protein 3-like has translation MSERRKKRKLSTSSPVVPEQPISTKRAKENSDDESTAPSIDHAKSSASMFQPIEFGPESKLRDTESAAPRADSLKSSMYMFEPIHFGHESKKRPLTGESTAPRAESWKSDASMFQPIEFGSKKTQSCSVCTEVLRDPVQYMCGHWSCKQCVGTDLDQHDSPEDHPCKRCGKKPKYQSKPQRDTETFNVARPSRKTKTFKERMRLKFTSVSEGNGDSKRAFNSIYTELLITNKESEGLHEEHVFRHIKQKSLPGSPKSKVDLSDIFKPLSGQKEPIRTILTKGVAGIGKSYSVQKFLLDWAEGKENQDIHLVFCISFRELNLIKGDKSLLELLTEFHPALKELKDSVDLMKARTIVVLDGLDESRFKLDFKDKPVTSVTEGTSVANLLANLIKGSLLPDAKLWITTRPAAADQIPAEFVDMVTEIRGFSDPQKEEYLRRRCSDDPGLADRIISHIHSSQSLDIMCQIPIFCWISAVLFEEIFREDEEAEPPQTLTEMMAHYLFAQTTRRSRKYDKNTEEQEQLLKNHKEFLLKLGKLAFIQLQNNNIIFYREDLEQCDIDVKEATIFSGFCSEVLRNEPVFSEKIFFFVHLTMQEFFAALFVYDCFTNQKTEELSEFLDLKDEEHSLLDLLKITVEKVLEKENGHLDFLMRFLLGLMVEPNRRLLQGLLTSPGPDEDKKILNHLKAIQCKTLPPDSSIILFQAMVEMRDHKVKDEIQEFLRSPERSKTELTPLHCSALAYMLQVSKDDLEVLDLKSFNTTDEGRRRLIPAVRISRKAILADCKVTEDWVEHLAFGLKFPYVPLRDLDLSNNDLKDSGVSLLCGGLSNKFCKLKILRLSGCLVTEDGCSYLASALQSNPSHLFELDLSYNNVGVSGERMLTELKEDQQYKLSELRVDHGGIQRMTPGFKKYSCELTFDPKTTLKNLTFSEGNRKVAWEEEEQQFPSAAEGRSGQRRQVLCQQGLNERHYFEVEFEMLKTFTVGLTYKTIDEKGDVDDCKLGQDVRSWSLTCSSDGCFVLHGDETISVAPCRSRVAVYLDWPAGTLSFYRVSSDSRTRLHTFKTKFSEPLYPAVELHSGCSASLSL, from the exons GGACACTGAGTCTGCAGCGCCAAGGGCCGATTCTTTAAAGAGTTCCATGTACATGTTCGAGCCAATACACTTTGGTCATGAAAGCAAAAAAAG ACCCCTGACTGGAGAGTCCACCGCACCAAGGGCTGAATCTTGGAAGAGTGATGCGTCTATGTTTCAGccgattgagtttggttccaagaaaacacaaag CTGTTCAGTATGTACAGAGGTTTTGAGGGATCCAGTCCAGTATATGTGTGGACACTGGTCATGCAAACAGTGTGTCGGCACAGACCTGGACCAGCATGATTCACCAGAAGACCACCCCTGCAAGAGGTGTGGAAAGAAACCCAAATATCAATCCAAACCCCAAAGAGATACAGAGACGTTTAATG TGGCCAGACCTTCTCGGAAAACAAAGACTtttaaagaaaggatgagaCTCAAGTTTACTTCAGTATCTGAAGGTAACGGTGACTCAAAGAGGGCCTTCAACAGCATCTATACCGAGCTCTTGATCACCAATAAAGAGAGTGAAGGGCTGCATGAGGAACACGTGTTCAGacacatcaaacaaaaatcGTTACCAGGATCCCCTAAATCAAAGGTTGACCTGAGCGACATCTTCAAGCCTTTGTCCGGCCAAAAGGAACCGATCAGAACAATCCTGACGAAGGGCGTGGCAGGAATCGGGAAATCCTATTCCGTGCAGAAATTCCTTCTTGACTGGGCCGAGGGGAAAGAGAACCAGGACATCCATTTGGTGTTCTGTATTTCTTTCAGAGAGCTCAATttgattaaaggtgacaaaAGCTTACTGGAGCTCCTGACTGAGTTTCACCCTGCTCTCAAAGAACTAAAGGATTCAGTGGATCTCATGAAAGCCAGAACCATAGTGGTCCTGGATGGCCTGGATGAAAGTCGATTTAAACTAGACTTTAAGGACAAGCCGGTAACATCTGTCACTGAAGGGACATCTGTGGCTAATCTCCTTGCAAACCTCATCAAGGGTAGCCTTCTTCCAGATGCCAAACTCTGGATAACGACTCGTCCAGCAGCAGCTGATCAGATCCCTGCAGAGTTTGTGGACATGGTTACAGAGATCAGAGGGTTCAGTGATCCCCAAAAAGAGGAGTACTTGAGAAGGCGATGCAGTGATGACCCAGGCCTTGCTGACAGAATAATTTCACACATTCACTCGTCACAGAGTCTCGACATCATGTGCCAGATCCCGATCTTCTGCTGGAtttctgctgtgttgtttgaGGAGATCTTTAGGGAAGATGAGGAAGCTGAACCCCCTCAAACTCTTACAGAGATGATGGCACATTACTTGTTTGCTCAGACAACCCGCAGGAGCAGAAAATATGACAAGAACACAGAAGAACAAGAGCAACTTCTGAAGAACCACAAGGAATTCCTCCTGAAACTCGGCAAGCTAGCCTTCATCCAGCTGCAGAACAACAACATTATCTTCTACAGAGAAGACCTTGAACAGTGTGACATCGATGTGAAAGAGGCAACCATCTTCTCCGGGTTTTGCTCAGAAGTTCTAAGAAATGAACCAGTCTTCTCCGAGaagatcttcttctttgtgcACCTGACCATGCAGGAGTTCTTCGCAGCACTTTTTGTCTACGACTGTTtcacaaatcagaaaacagaagagCTTAGCGAGTTCCTTGACCTGAAGGATGAGGAACACTCTTTACTCGATCTTCTGAAGATCACCGTTGAGAAAGTGCTGGAGAAGGAGAATGGCCATCTGGACTTCTTGATGCGATTCCTCCTTGGCCTCATGGTCGAACCCAACCGGAGACTTCTTCAGGGTCTGCTGACATCACCAGGCCCAGACGAGGACAAGAAAATCTTAAATCATCTCAAGGCGATACAGTGTAAGACCCTCCCTCCAGACAGTAGCATCATCCTCTTTCAGGCCATGGTGGAGATGAGAGATCACAAAGTCAAAGATGAAATCCAGGAATTTCTCAGATCACCAGAACGTTCCAAAACAGAGCTGACTCCGCTGCACTGCTCGGCACTGGCTTACATGCTTCAGGTATCGAAGGACGATCTGGAGGTTTTGGACTTGAAGAGTTTCAACACAACAGATGAAGGAAGAAGAAGGCTGATACCAGCCGTGAGGATCAGCAGGAAGGCTAT ACTAGCGGACTGCAAAGTGACAGAAGACTGGGTTGAACATTTGGCCTTTGGTCTCAAGTTCCCCTATGTACCTTTGAGAGATCTTGATCTGAGCAACAATGACCTGAAAGATTCAGGAGTGTCGCTGCTCTGTGGCGGACTGTCGAATAAATTCTGCAAACTGAAGATTTTGAg GTTGTCAGGTTGTCTGGTCACGGAGGATGGCTGTTCTTatctggcctcagctctccagtccaacccctcccatctgtttgagctggacctgagctacaacAATGTGGGGGTCTCAGGAGAGAGGATGCTCACTGAGCTGAAAGAAGATCAACAGTACAAGCTCAGCGAACTCAG GGTTGATCATGGAGGAATTCAAAGGATGACCCCAGGATTCAAGAAAT ATTCCTGtgagctgacctttgaccccaaaaCAACCCTGAAGAACCTTACTTTCTCCGAAGGTAACAGAAAGGTAGCTtgggaagaagaggagcagcAATTCCCAAGTGCCGCCGAAGGAAGGTCCGGTCAGCGCCGACAAGTGCTGTGTCAGCAGGGTCTAAATGAGCGCCACTACTTTGAGGTTGAGTTTGAGATGTTGAAGACCTTCACAGTTGGGTTAACATACAAAACCATTGATGAGAAAGGGGATGTGGATGATTGTAAGCTGGGACAGGATGTCCGATCTTGGAGTCTAACTTGCTCCAGTGatggttgttttgttttgcacgGGGACGAGACAATCAGTGTTGCTCCCTGTCGCTCGCGGGTGGCAGTGTACCTGGATTGGCCGGCTGGTACTCTGTCATTCTACAGAGTTTCCTCTGACAGTCGAACCCGCCTCCATACCttcaaaacaaagttcagtGAGCCTCTATATCCTGCTGTTGAACTCCACTCTGGTTGTTCGGCATCATTAAGTCTGTAA